Genomic segment of Panthera leo isolate Ple1 chromosome B2, P.leo_Ple1_pat1.1, whole genome shotgun sequence:
CTTGGTGATGGTTACAGGAGTCAGCATGATGACAGATGTCAAGGGCATACGGGTCAGGGGCTGTTACTGGCATGACTATTCTCAGGGTGGCAGGGGTGAGTGGGTCAGAGGCTATTACTGGGATGACTGCTCTCAGGGTGGCAGGGGTCAGTGGCTCCTGAGATGAGCAGTGGGATGGACCCTAAACCCAGGCCCAGTCCACCCCTGCCAGCAGCAGGGTCCCGGGGTGCTGATGTGCCGCCCGCCTCTCACCCCTGCCAGGCGGGACTCTGATCACCATCGAGAGGTGCAACAGCTCTATGAGGAAATGGAGCAGCAGATCCTCCGGGAGAAGCAGCAGCTGCAGGCCGAGGTGGCCTCCCCTGGCAGcccgccccttccccctgccctggACTCGCCGCTGGGGGCGAGTAGCGGGGCCAGAGACCGGCCAGTGGGGGCAGCAGGGAAGCTGCTGGGAGTAGGTCctgtcaccgccccccccccccccaccggctgGCATTCccgagaaagggggtggggagagctgtgCCTGAGCCCCCTGCCCGTCTCTGCCAGGCCTCGCTCTCCGGGCCTGTCTCCTTGTGGCCACCATCTAGGCCTGCGTCAGGGAAGTTGTCCTGAGATCCCTCCCTGCTGGGGCGTCCTGGACCCAGGCCCGGGGCCTGGATGAGGTGGAGTGTGGGGAGGCCCGGCCCTGCTGGGGCTTAGAGTGTGCAGCACTGGGGCTGAAACCTGTCTGCTCTGCAGAGCGACTCCCGGGGCCTGGCCTTCAGCTCCCAGATGCAGGAGGTCCTGGAGGCCAAGGAGCGTGAATTTCAGCGGCTGACTGAGGGCCAGAGGGAGGTGAGTGACAGCGCTTCCCCGGGAGCCCGATTTCTGAGCACAGGCTCTGACACCCATCTCCTGAGAATTCATGGGGCTGGCTGGGCTCCCGTACAAGAGCGGCCCCCTTTGCTGAGATGAGGCCAGGCAGTGCCGAGGGACCGCTGGGAAGGTCCAGGTTCAAATCCCTGCCATTGCAATTAAGAGCCATGCAAATCTGAGGCAACAACTTTGCTTGTCTtggccttagtttccccatctgtaaaatgggaatagccaCATCTACTGCATCTCCCAGGCTAGTTTTGTCAAATGAGGTAATAAATGGGAAAGCACTTTGAAACAGGAAAGCACTGGGCAAACGTGAGAGCTCAACGTTGGAGAGGCTCAGTGGCAGGGTGGTATTCGGCTTTTGTCTCCACTGTccgctgagtgaccttgggcaggtttttaacctctctgagccttggtttcctcatcggAAATGGAGATCGGAACTCTTGCTCTAAAAGgctgctgaggggcgcctgggtggctcggtcggttaagcgtctgacttcggctcaggtcatgatctcacggtccgtgagttcgagccccgcatcgggctctgtgctgaccgctcagagcctggagcctgtttcagattctgtgtctccctctctctctgaccctcccccgttcatgttctgtctctctctgtctcaaaagtaaataaaaacgttaaaaaaaaattaaaaaataaataaaaggccgCTGGGATGACAACAGATGCCATATCTAAGGGCctggcatggtgcctggcacatagtaggtgctttaCACATCACAGTTGTTACTGTCTCTGAGTCTGACCTAGCTCCTTGCTGCCCTGATGCCCAGGGCTCATGGCCTGTGGTCACTTCCAGTTGGCATTGTGACGAAGTCTTTGGGTCTGAGACCCTGCCCTATCATCCCTTCCTTTCTCAACTCCCAGACCACCAACCTTAATAAACTCACCAGGACAACCAGCTGTCCTTCAGCAATGGACAAGGTTCCCAGAGCCTTTCCCACCGTTGCCTTGACTGGCCCTGTCACCTGGTCTCACCTCCCCAACGGGCTGATTTCCAGGTGCCTCTACAACAGCTGCTCCTTAGAAATGGAGGCAGACCCCTTCGGCCAAGGGAGGAGATTGGACTGGGGAAGTGCAGTCCAGGCAGAGAACAGcgagtgcaaaggtcctgaggtagacACGTGCTATGAATGTTCCAGGAGCAGCCAGGAGACCTGTGGctggagcagacagagggaggggagagtagtGAAGGGGGAGGCCCGAGACccagtggggtgggagggactcTGCAAGGCCCAGGATGCCCCGGTGCAGGTTTCACCTTCCACTCTCAGTGTTCCAGCTGTGTGCCATCTCCGAGTCATGTGACTTGCTGTTGGCTCGGGAGCTCCCAGCGGACCAGATGGGGTTCGGAGATGAGCAACCATCACAGAgctttgagcagaggagggtgtGATCCCATTCACGTGGCAGGCCCTTGTGGTGCTGCAGTGTGTGTTCCTTATACAattccctgtctcctccctaCCCCAGCAATTCAAATGTCTCTCCTGGGTGGGAGGTAATGGAGCTTGTTAGGCCAATAAGGGGTAATCCCCCCCCcaatcctttgtgtgtgtgtgtgtgtctttttttaagttcatttattttgagggagagagagagcgcgcaggggaaggagcagaatgagagggagacggagaatcccaagcaggctccgcaatgtcggcacagagcccgatgtggggctcgaactcacgaaccctgagattatgacctgagccaaaatcaagagtcggccgctcaaccacctgagccacccgggcgcccccctcCAATGTTATGTCTAAGCTCGGTCTCCAGAAGCCTGGGGTCTGTACCCAGAAGCCTGGGGTCTGCACCCCACGGTGGCCTTTGGAGGCTGTTTGTTGCCCTGGAAGGCAGCTGGgcttctcccctcctcacaccCCGCCTCCTGCAGCTGGAGGCCCAGGTCCAGTTCCTCAGCAGCACACATCAGGAGGCCAACGCGGAGAACCGGCAGCTTCGGGAGGCTGAGCGTGACCTGGCTGGGCGGCTGGAGGAGGCGCAGGAGCAACTGCAGGTGACCAGGGGGCGTCTGAATGCCGCCAGGGGCCACGTGTCCTGGCAGACAGAGGAGGAACCAAGGCAAGTAGCTGCCATCCCTGGGCTGAGGTGGGGACCAGGGGCTTCCTGAGAGAGGTGAGGGAGTTCTCTGAGGCTCTGGTCAGCACCAGAACACCCCCAGAATCTCCCTCCTTAAGCTTTACAACAACCATGCCAGGCTGACATTCTCATGCCCGCTTCTCAGACAAGGaaagtaaggcacagagaggggaaagtCATgtgtcaaggtcacacaactgggattcacacacacacacacacacacacacacacacacacacacacacacacatggtctAGTGTGGTAATGGATCCCAGGCAGGCACTCACTCTACCTGTTACAGCCCAGAGGAGTGAGATGGGCCAGGATGgtcaggggaggcttcctggaggaggtgaggcttCATATAGGCCCTGAAGGATGGGCAGGATTGgttgagggggaggaagggggtgcGTGCAGGGTGAGAAGGACTGCGGAGTAGAGAGAGACCGGGAGGGGGGCCAGTTGTGAGGCGTTACCGATGGGGAGACATGTAAGCTGGGTTGGTATGAcatctatctgcccctctcctgacctTAGCTTCCTAAACCCTTTCTAGTGTCCCCAGGGCAGGTGAGGAGAAAGCTCCAGACACCAAGGCAGTCTCCTCAGAGGAGGCCCCCCTGCCTGGACTGTTTGGGGATGAGGATGACTGGGACCAGCTCCTGAACAGCTTCAACACCTCCTCGCGCAGAGCCCTGCAGCTCTCCTGGAGCCCACCCTCCACCCCGAGAGCCCCGGCAGGCCCCCAGACGCCCCAAGTAGTCAGGCAGATCTCCATCTCGGAGCTGCATTCTTTGCCGTTTGGTCAGGAGCCACCTTCAGATCTGGATGGGGCTCCAAGGAGCCCCACGGGGGCGCCCTCCAGGGCCATGGAGGGGAAAGGAGTGGACGTGGGTGGGCAGGACATCAGTCCAGAGCAGCCTGTCCAgcctcacagcctggaacctaaGGAGGAGTCAGGGCCCGGCCCCGAGACCATCTTCCACGGGAGTTCCCCAGGGGCCCCGAGTGAGGAGTCAGGGAGCCTAGTGGCAGCTGCACTCAAAATGCTCATTCCTTTGGAGGATGCACCCCCTCCCCCGGtgacctcctctcctccccaggccccagctggGCCCAGCGAACAGCTCCAGGCCTCATACTCAGATGACAAGAGCCCAGAGCCCGGGCCTGTCCCAGTCAAGCTGCCCAGGCAGAGAGAGGCCCTCCTCCATCAGGACCCACACGCTGCTGGCTCTGAGCCAGGACTGGGGTCCCCAGGAGCCGGAACCCCCACACCGGGGCTGGCTGAGCCCTCCCAGGATCCGGAGCCTGTGGGTCGGGCTCCCACAGAGGGATTGGAGCAGGGCCAGCTGGGCCCTGGTGTGCAGGAGGGCCATCTTGGAGGGCCAAGAGAAGCTCACAGCCAGGTCCTCGGGCCAGAAGGCCTGTCCACCCTTTCCCGCAAGAGTCTAGAAGAAGAGCCCAAGGTCGAGGAAAGGAAACAGGTGGATCAAGGAAGCCTAGACCTCAGTTCAGGGCAGTCCACTGAGGCTCATGGCCTGAAAACGGGGCATTCAGAACACCCCCAGCAAGACGGTCTGCCTGCCCTTCGCCCACATGATGTACCGCAGGCTCAGGCTGAAGCAGGGGCCCCTGCTTCTAGAAAACAGTCACCTCCACTGGACTCTCCCCATGAAGGGGCTCAGCGCGGGGATGGAGCAGGGCCCCGGGAGCCCACACAGAACCTCCCCACCATGGTTGAGCTGGAAACCCACCCCATGCCCTCACCTACAGCTGCTCATACAGAAGAACAAGGCTCCCTACGACCCAGGGAGCCAAAGGCAGAGAACAGGCCTGAAGACCCAGGAAGTGACTCCAAGGAGGCTGAGCTGACCCCATCCTCAGGGTCCCTCACTGCCAACGAGCTTCCAGCCAACCCTGATTACCTCTTTCACATCGTCTTCCTGGGAGACTCAAACGTGGGCAAAACATCCTTCCTACACCTGCTGCACAAAAACACCTTCACCCCTGGGCTGGCAGCTACTGTGGGTAAGAGCCCACCTGGGCcggggggtgcgggggagagcggggaggaggctggggggaggggaaacccAGGGCCCGGAGCCAAGGGGCTGGAGCAGGGCCAGAGAGAGCCGTCTCCGGGGAAGCTGCAGGTTCTCCTGGCCACGGGCCCTGCATTAGACTTTATTTTATGTGGGCATAATCTTACTATTTTACTAATTATCTCTAATTATAGGTAATTTGCTTTGCTGCATTGATCTGATGAGCTTATAATGTGCCACATCAACAAAGCACCCTGCAATTTAGGGGCCAATGCTGGTT
This window contains:
- the RAB44 gene encoding ras-related protein Rab-44 isoform X1; its protein translation is MESEQRVSRKGRKLGSSRRRQMREVADSLDAAAAPEPESWSSQAAAELQAFFQDCGAKERGFVTREDLAVAKFSFLSGEDELEMIFDWVDVEQKGRLSLEEFSSGLKNVFGSGTHGVRRKRPVPSKRESAAVSLPVLEEADPEEKEAFFAFIQQLGAGHLLPEQAEIWQLWGKLRQEEPQLAGNLEGFLARMTSRLQEAQADKEALELTLRKRDSDHHREVQQLYEEMEQQILREKQQLQAESDSRGLAFSSQMQEVLEAKEREFQRLTEGQRELEAQVQFLSSTHQEANAENRQLREAERDLAGRLEEAQEQLQVTRGRLNAARGHVSWQTEEEPSVPRAGEEKAPDTKAVSSEEAPLPGLFGDEDDWDQLLNSFNTSSRRALQLSWSPPSTPRAPAGPQTPQVVRQISISELHSLPFGQEPPSDLDGAPRSPTGAPSRAMEGKGVDVGGQDISPEQPVQPHSLEPKEESGPGPETIFHGSSPGAPSEESGSLVAAALKMLIPLEDAPPPPVTSSPPQAPAGPSEQLQASYSDDKSPEPGPVPVKLPRQREALLHQDPHAAGSEPGLGSPGAGTPTPGLAEPSQDPEPVGRAPTEGLEQGQLGPGVQEGHLGGPREAHSQVLGPEGLSTLSRKSLEEEPKVEERKQVDQGSLDLSSGQSTEAHGLKTGHSEHPQQDGLPALRPHDVPQAQAEAGAPASRKQSPPLDSPHEGAQRGDGAGPREPTQNLPTMVELETHPMPSPTAAHTEEQGSLRPREPKAENRPEDPGSDSKEAELTPSSGSLTANELPANPDYLFHIVFLGDSNVGKTSFLHLLHKNTFTPGLAATVGVDFRVKTLLVDNKCFALQLWDTAGQERYHSMTRQLLRKADGVVLMYDVTSQESFAHVRHWLDCLQDSGSDGVVMLLLGNKMDCEEKRQVPTEAGQQLAQELGVSFGECSAALGHNIQESMMNLARSLKMQEDRLKDSLVEVAPKRPSKSSVCCF
- the RAB44 gene encoding ras-related protein Rab-44 isoform X2; its protein translation is MESEQRVSRKGRKLGSSRRRQMREVADSLDAAAAPEPESWSSQAAAELQAFFQDCGAKERGFVTREDLAVAKFSFLSGEDELEMIFDWVDVEQKGRLSLEEFSSGLKNVFGSGTHGVRRKRPVPSKRESAAVSLPVLEEADPEEKEAFFAFIQQLGAGHLLPEQAEIWQLWGKLRQEEPQLAGNLEGFLARMTSRLQEAQADKEALELTLRKRDSDHHREVQQLYEEMEQQILREKQQLQAESDSRGLAFSSQMQEVLEAKEREFQRLTEGQRELEAQVQFLSSTHQEANAENRQLREAERDLAGRLEEAQEQLQVTRGRLNAARGHVSWQTEEEPSVPRAGEEKAPDTKAVSSEEAPLPGLFGDEDDWDQLLNSFNTSSRRALQLSWSPPSTPRAPAGPQTPQVVRQISISELHSLPFGQEPPSDLDGAPRSPTGAPSRAMEGKGVDVGGQDISPEQPVQPHSLEPKEESGPGPETIFHGSSPGAPSEESGSLVAAALKMLIPLEDAPPPPVTSSPPQAPAGPSEQLQASYSDDKSPEPGPVPVKLPRQREALLHQDPHAAGSEPGLGSPGAGTPTPGLAEPSQDPEPVGRAPTEGLEQGQLGPGVQEGHLGGPREAHSQVLGPEGLSTLSRKSLEEEPKVEERKQVDQGSLDLSSGQSTEAHGLKTGHSEHPQQDGLPALRPHDVPQAQAEAGAPASRKQSPPLDSPHEGAQRGDGAGPREPTQNLPTMVELETHPMPSPTAAHTEEQGSLRPREPKAENRPEDPGSDSKEAELTPSSGSLTANELPANPDYLFHIVFLGDSNVGKTSFLHLLHKNTFTPGLAATVGVDFRVKTLLVDNKCFALQLWDTAGQERYHSMTRQLLRKADGVVLMYDVTSQESFAHVRHWLDCLQELGVSFGECSAALGHNIQESMMNLARSLKMQEDRLKDSLVEVAPKRPSKSSVCCF
- the RAB44 gene encoding ras-related protein Rab-44 isoform X3 — its product is MESEQRVSRKGRKLGSSRRRQMREVADSLDAAAAPEPESWSSQAAAELQAFFQDCGAKERGFVTREDLAVAKFSFLSGEDELEMIFDWVDVEQKGRLSLEEFSSGLKNVFGSGTHGVRRKRPVPSKRESAAVSLPVLEEADPEEKEAFFAFIQQLGAGHLLPEQAEIWQLWGKLRQEEPQLAGNLEGFLARMTSRLQEAQADKEALELTLRKRDSDHHREVQQLYEEMEQQILREKQQLQAESDSRGLAFSSQMQEVLEAKEREFQRLTEGQRELEAQVQFLSSTHQEANAENRQLREAERDLAGRLEEAQEQLQVTRGRLNAARGHVSWQTEEEPSVPRAGEEKAPDTKAVSSEEAPLPGLFGDEDDWDQLLNSFNTSSRRALQLSWSPPSTPRAPAGPQTPQVVRQISISELHSLPFGQEPPSDLDGAPRSPTGAPSRAMEGKGVDVGGQDISPEQPVQPHSLEPKEESGPGPETIFHGSSPGAPSEESGSLVAAALKMLIPLEDAPPPPVTSSPPQAPAGPSEQLQASYSDDKSPEPGPVPVKLPRQREALLHQDPHAAGSEPGLGSPGAGTPTPGLAEPSQDPEPVGRAPTEGLEQGQLGPGVQEGHLGGPREAHSQVLGPEGLSTLSRKSLEEEPKVEERKQVDQGSLDLSSGQSTEAHGLKTGHSEHPQQDGLPALRPHDVPQAQAEAGAPASRKQSPPLDSPHEGAQRGDGAGPREPTQNLPTMVELETHPMPSPTAAHTEEQGSLRPREPKAENRPEDPGSDSKEAELTPSSGSLTANELPANPDYLFHIVFLGDSNVGKTSFLHLLHKNTFTPGLAATVGVDFRVKTLLVDNKCFALQLWDTAGQESSASRNLLC